The following nucleotide sequence is from Gracilimonas sp..
TTTCTTTTTCGCAACCAATAAAAAATATGGTTAACACCATCCACAGACTTATCGAAGAACATTTCATTTTATCACCCCATTATTCATTCATGACTTTATTATACGATTCTCTGCCTACTTCCAAAATCTGTTTGGCGCGGTCAAAATCAAATATCCCACTGGCGTTGCGGGGAATTTCAATCAGCTTATCGGGTTTGTAAACATCGATCATCAGCTCCGTGAGCCGATCTTGTGTAAAACTAAAGGTGCTATCCATTAACTCAATTAATGAGAATGAATCTTCTTCAGGATCAACTTCCGGCTTTTGCTTTCTCTTATCTTTTATGGAATCGGGGAGCAGGTTTTCGAACCACTTTTTCATTTCGTCGATGCGATCGGGTTCCGGCTTTTTATCGTATTTCGCATTATATCTTCCATTCAGGTTTACGGCTACAATAATGGCGTCTTCCTGTTTTTGTACCAGATTGACAGGAAGTGGATTGAGCACGCCGCCATCAACCAAAACCCGGCCATTATCTACAACCGGCACAAAAAAACCCGGAATGGAAACAGATGCACGCAACGCTTTATAAAGATCACCCGACTTAAAATGCACTTCCTGATTATGCTTCATGTCCGTTGCCACTGCTGTAAAAGGAATGTCGAATTCTTCTATGTTGAATTTCCCGGTTACCTCCAGGTGCTTCGCAAACAACTTTTCTCCTTTCACAAAACCTTGCTTGGTGAAAGTAAAATCGAGGAGTTCAAAAACATCCCTCCGGGAAAGACTGGTGAGCCATTTTTTATACTCCGGCAGCTGCCCCGCTGCATAGATTCCCCCAACTACAGCTCCCATCGAGCAGCCGATCACTTCAATAATCTCGAATCCTTGTTTTTCCAGCTCTTCTATAATGGCAATGTGAGCTATTCCCCGGGCTCCGCCACTACCTAATACTAAATGGACTTTTACTTTATCCACTTTTAATTGATGCTATAATTTTTTCTTTTTCTTGTTCAGAAAACTCATTTTGATAGTACCTTAAAAACATCTCTGCATTTATTTCTCTTTTCGAAAGGCCGGGCTTTTCTTCTATGATTCTGTCTCTTATCATTTGATAAACAGAATCTATCATTTCTGCTCCCATTAAGGATCGTTCTTCATTCGTTTTGGAAAGGATTATTTTTTTCTGAATATCCGATATATGCCTGGGGGTGTCTTTCATATCAGATCGTATGTTATCAAGTCTAATTTTTGGCACCATTTCTTAATGTAATCTTTATCTATGCCAGGCACAGATAGTAAGTTTTCTATATCAGATATTTGTGTATCACTTTTCAGATCCTGAATCCACTTTAATTTTGATATAATTAAATCCTCCACCGTAACTACCCACGGTTTAAAACCAAAAGCAGATTTTCTTTCTCTTCTCTTAAATTCATTCAGGTGAAATTCTGTATTCTTCCTGACAATGAAGTCTATTTTAAACCCCGAATCATTATCAATTACATTGAACATTCTTCTATTCTTTATTTCTTCTTCCAGTCCTTCTTCATAAATATAAAATCCATTTTTAAATATGGTAACGAACTTCTCAATATCCGATACTCTGATGTTGATCACTATGTCAATATCCCTGGTCATTCTTGGTACTGTATAGATATTCATAGCTAAACTTCCAGAAAGCATATAATCTATATCTTTATTTTCCAGCTCTTTACAAACTTTTTTAAGAAGCTCAGTTATCATCCTTCAGAGATTGAATTATTTTTCCTTTT
It contains:
- a CDS encoding patatin-like phospholipase family protein, giving the protein MDKVKVHLVLGSGGARGIAHIAIIEELEKQGFEIIEVIGCSMGAVVGGIYAAGQLPEYKKWLTSLSRRDVFELLDFTFTKQGFVKGEKLFAKHLEVTGKFNIEEFDIPFTAVATDMKHNQEVHFKSGDLYKALRASVSIPGFFVPVVDNGRVLVDGGVLNPLPVNLVQKQEDAIIVAVNLNGRYNAKYDKKPEPDRIDEMKKWFENLLPDSIKDKRKQKPEVDPEEDSFSLIELMDSTFSFTQDRLTELMIDVYKPDKLIEIPRNASGIFDFDRAKQILEVGRESYNKVMNE